One stretch of Podospora pseudoanserina strain CBS 124.78 chromosome 4, whole genome shotgun sequence DNA includes these proteins:
- the TUB2 gene encoding beta-tubulin (COG:Z; EggNog:ENOG503NVXK) has protein sequence MREIVHLQTGQCGNQIGAAFWQIISGEHGLDSNGVYNGTSELQLERMNVYFNEASGNKYVPRAVLVDLEPGTMDAVRAGPFGQLFRPDNFVFGQSGAGNNWAKGHYTEGAELVDQVLDVVRREAEGCDCLQGFQITHSLGGGTGAGMGTLLISKIREEFPDRMMATFSVVPSPKVSDTVVEPYNATLSVHQLVENSDETFCIDNEALYDICMRTLKLPNPSYGDLNHLVSAVMSGVTVSLRFPGQLNSDLRKLAVNMVPFPRLHFFMVGFAPLTSRGAHSFRAVSVPELTQQMFDPKNMMAASDFRNGRYLTCSAIFRGKVSMKEVEDQMRNVQNKNSSYFVEWIPNNVQTALCSIPPRGLKMSSTFVGNSTAIQELFKRIGEQFTAMFRRKAFLHWYTGEGMDEMEFTEAESNMNDLVSEYQQYQDAGVDEEEEEYEEEAPAEEE, from the exons atgcGTGAGATT GTCCATCTTCAGACCGGTCAGTGC GGTAACCAAATTGGTGCCGCCTTCTG GCAGATTATCTCCGGCGAGCATGGCTTGGACAGCAATGGCGT GTACAACGGCACTTCCGAGCTCCAGCTCGAGCGCATGAATGTCTACTTCAACGAG GCTTCCGGCAACAAGTATGTTCCCCGCGCTGTCCTCGTCGATCTCGAGCCCGGCACCATGGACGCTGTCCGTGCCGGTCCCTTCGGCCAGCTCTTCCGCCCCGACAACTTCGTCTTCGGCCAGTCCGGTGCTGGCAACAACTGGGCCAAGGGTCATTACACTGAGGGTGCTGAGCTCGTTGACCAGGTCCTCGACGTTGTCCGTCGTGAGGCCGAAGGCTGCGACTGCCTCCAGGGTTTCCAGATCACCCACTcccttggtggtggtaccggTGCCGGTATGGGTACCCTTTTGATCTCCAAGATCCGCGAGGAGTTCCCCGACCGTATGATGGCCACCTTCTCCGTCGTGCCATCGCCCAAGGTTTCCGACACCGTTGTTGAGCCCTACAACGCCACCCTCTCCGTCCATCAGCTTGTTGAGAACTCCGACGAGACCTTCTGCATTGACAACGAGGCTCTCTACGACATCTGCATGCGCACCCTCAAGCTCCCTAACCCCTCGTATGGTGATCTCAACCACCTCGTCTCCGCCGTCATGTCCGGTGTGACCGTTTCTCTCCGTTTTCCCGGCCAGCTCAACTCTGATCTCCGCAAGTTGGCTGTCAACATGGTTCCTTTCCCTCGTCTCCACTTCTTCATGGTCGGCTTCGCTCCCCTGACCAGCCGTGGCGCCCACTCTTTCCGCGCCGTGTCCGTTCCCGAGTTGACCCAGCAGATGTTCGACCCCAAGAACATGATGGCTGCTTCCGACTTCCGCAACGGTCGTTACCTCACTTGCTCTGCCATCTT CCGTGGCAAGGTCTCTatgaaggaggttgaggatcaGATGCGCAACGTGCAGAACAAGAACTCGTCTTACTTCGTTGAGTGGATTCCCAACAACGTCCAGACCGCTCTCTGCTCCATCCCTCCCCGTGGCCTCAAGATGTCGTCAACCTTCGTCGGTAACTCTACTGCTATCCAGGAGCTCTTCAAGCGCATTGGCGAGCAGTTCACTGCCATGTTCCGTCGCAAGGCTTTCTTGCATTGGTACACTGGTGAGGGTATGGACGAGATGGAGTTCACCGAGGCTGAGTCCAACATGAACGATCTCGTTTCGGAGTACCAGCAATACCAGGatgctggtgttgatgaggaggaggaggagtacgaggaggaggcccccgctgaggaggagtag